One genomic region from Nitrospirota bacterium encodes:
- a CDS encoding DUF59 domain-containing protein — translation MSVRISQTLGGTFTVITDSGYMVRIAAKDADALGPEYMGSAGSSPEAKPAGSLEEQVWEQLKTCYDPEIPANIVDLGLIYECNIAAAPEGGSRIDIKMSLTAPGCGMGDILKGDIETKLGSLDGVKAVSVELILDPPWTPDRMSEAARLQLGF, via the coding sequence ATGTCCGTGCGCATCAGTCAGACGCTGGGTGGGACGTTTACCGTCATCACGGATTCGGGCTACATGGTGCGGATTGCAGCCAAGGACGCCGACGCTCTGGGTCCGGAATACATGGGGTCGGCCGGTTCTAGCCCCGAGGCGAAACCGGCAGGATCGCTCGAAGAGCAGGTATGGGAGCAGCTCAAGACCTGCTACGACCCGGAGATTCCGGCCAACATCGTCGACTTGGGATTGATCTACGAGTGCAACATCGCGGCGGCGCCGGAAGGTGGAAGCCGGATCGACATCAAGATGTCGCTCACCGCGCCGGGGTGCGGTATGGGAGATATCTTGAAAGGTGATATTGAGACCAAACTTGGCTCCCTCGATGGCGTGAAAGCCGTCAGCGTTGAGCTGATTCTGGATCCGCCGTGGACGCCGGATCGGATGTCGGAGGCCGCGAGACTCCAGCTCGGATTCTAG
- a CDS encoding DUF971 domain-containing protein: MSTPEEIILPREIARANEHDVKIIWPDGEVILPAFELRADCWCAMCVDEASGRKLLKRESLRADVHPKMIKPIGNYAIQIEFSDGHRTGLYTFKHLRELGDRLAKSG, encoded by the coding sequence ATGTCCACCCCGGAAGAAATCATCCTCCCCCGTGAGATCGCCCGGGCGAACGAGCACGACGTCAAGATCATCTGGCCAGACGGGGAGGTCATCCTGCCGGCCTTCGAACTCCGGGCCGACTGCTGGTGTGCCATGTGTGTTGACGAGGCGTCCGGCCGCAAGCTCCTCAAGCGTGAGAGCCTCCGGGCGGATGTCCACCCCAAGATGATCAAGCCCATCGGGAACTACGCCATTCAGATTGAATTCAGCGACGGCCACCGCACCGGTCTTTACACCTTCAAACACCTCCGCGAACTCG